The proteins below are encoded in one region of Desulfuromonadaceae bacterium:
- a CDS encoding outer membrane lipoprotein carrier protein LolA: protein MKRIIFLLSSFLLLAAVACAAPPGGKSIGLREVIAALERPFTPDAPPEEKIVDFQADFFQESHISSLDRSQRGEGRVFIKFDEGSAGRVPKVLFRWEYDRPTRQEFVSNGEKLWVYLPENRQVILSNIEQTTLARQNNPMTFLTGLSNLSRDFFIRWADPNEDVAGNYILQLEPNRTTTMFHKMLVVVDRNAVLARHSGTPDNSIFPILSTSVYDTYDNLTIIEFSNIRTNRGMFLQSFDFMIPPNVDVVRPTGESMGF from the coding sequence ATGAAACGCATCATTTTTCTTTTGTCCTCATTCCTGTTACTGGCTGCGGTGGCTTGCGCCGCTCCCCCGGGCGGGAAATCAATCGGTCTGCGCGAGGTCATTGCCGCGCTCGAACGGCCGTTTACTCCCGACGCCCCACCGGAAGAAAAAATCGTTGATTTCCAGGCCGATTTTTTTCAGGAGTCCCATATCTCCTCCCTGGATCGCAGTCAACGCGGTGAGGGGCGGGTCTTCATCAAGTTTGATGAGGGTAGCGCCGGGCGAGTTCCGAAGGTGCTCTTTCGCTGGGAATACGACCGGCCAACCCGCCAGGAATTCGTCTCTAATGGTGAAAAACTGTGGGTTTATCTTCCGGAAAACCGGCAGGTGATCTTGTCCAATATCGAACAGACGACGCTGGCGCGGCAGAACAACCCGATGACGTTTCTGACCGGACTCAGCAATCTGTCCCGCGATTTTTTTATTCGCTGGGCCGACCCGAACGAGGATGTTGCGGGGAACTATATTCTCCAGCTGGAACCGAATCGAACCACCACCATGTTTCACAAAATGCTCGTCGTCGTTGATCGCAATGCGGTTCTCGCGCGGCACAGCGGCACACCTGATAACAGCATTTTCCCGATTCTGTCAACCAGCGTCTACGACACTTACGATAATTTAACGATCATTGAATTCAGTAATATTCGCACCAATCGCGGAATGTTTTTGCAATCGTTCGATTTTATGATACCACCTAACGTCGATGTGGTCCGTCCGACCGGGGAATCGATGGGTTTTTAA
- a CDS encoding chemotaxis protein CheD codes for MSENRLRVGIAQYLIATPPAVLVTYGLGSCLAVVLYDESSGLGGLAHTLLPHALASNDGQRREKFVDEAITMMITELNGRGCATENLTAKLVGGATMFEPSPGSGKEPIGVRNTRAAREVLKKRNIPVIAEDVGGNHGRTLEFDLASGMVIIKSVRGQHHDLAL; via the coding sequence ATGAGCGAGAATCGCCTGCGCGTCGGGATTGCTCAATATCTGATCGCCACCCCTCCTGCGGTACTGGTGACCTACGGACTGGGCTCATGTCTCGCGGTTGTGCTCTACGATGAATCGTCCGGACTTGGTGGTCTCGCCCACACCCTCCTCCCCCATGCACTGGCCAGCAACGACGGTCAACGCCGTGAAAAATTTGTCGATGAGGCCATCACCATGATGATAACCGAGTTAAATGGACGTGGATGCGCGACCGAGAACTTGACCGCCAAGCTGGTCGGCGGCGCGACAATGTTCGAGCCATCACCAGGGTCGGGAAAAGAACCGATCGGGGTTCGTAATACCAGGGCGGCGCGGGAGGTTCTAAAAAAACGCAACATCCCGGTCATTGCCGAAGACGTCGGCGGCAACCATGGGCGGACTCTCGAATTTGACCTGGCGTCTGGAATGGTTATTATTAAGTCGGTGCGCGGGCAGCACCACGACCTGGCGTTATAA
- a CDS encoding chemotaxis protein CheC, translated as MVFQSLTDQQLDALKEVSNIGMGHAATAMSQLIGQTIYLKVPHVTVTDISAVPEILGGPERLVVGISLQILGGARGDILLVFPTDSVNRLLTILLGDAHRGSELDDIATSTLKEVGNILASAYLNALGSVLGLTLIPSVPALAYDMAGAIADHVLIELSQEGDYALMVETVFHGTQHTPDAITGHFFLLPDPGSMAVILRVVGNPL; from the coding sequence ATGGTCTTTCAATCGCTTACCGATCAGCAACTCGACGCGCTGAAAGAAGTCAGTAACATCGGCATGGGTCACGCGGCGACGGCAATGAGCCAGCTGATCGGTCAAACAATTTATCTTAAAGTGCCACATGTTACCGTCACCGACATCTCTGCGGTTCCGGAAATCCTTGGTGGTCCGGAACGGCTGGTGGTGGGCATTTCGTTGCAGATCCTCGGAGGAGCCAGAGGTGATATTTTGCTCGTTTTTCCGACCGACAGTGTCAACCGGCTACTGACGATTCTGCTTGGCGATGCGCACCGGGGTAGCGAGCTTGACGACATTGCTACCTCCACCCTGAAAGAGGTCGGCAACATCCTTGCCTCGGCGTATCTGAACGCCCTCGGTTCAGTTCTCGGTTTGACCCTGATCCCTTCGGTTCCGGCCCTGGCTTACGATATGGCCGGGGCGATAGCGGATCACGTCCTGATCGAATTGAGTCAGGAAGGCGATTACGCGTTGATGGTGGAAACGGTTTTTCACGGCACCCAGCACACCCCTGACGCAATCACCGGCCATTTTTTCCTGCTCCCGGATCCCGGTTCGATGGCAGTCATCCTGCGCGTCGTGGGGAACCCGTTATGA
- a CDS encoding chemotaxis protein CheA — MDMSKYRGMFLSETNEHLKNMGQLLIALEKNPHDRECIDTLFRDAHSIKGMAASMGYVRTAELAHHLEDLLDGFRQSGSVPGGAIDRLLAGLDVLEGLVEDINADLPERDITEFLAVAAPPQNAPQAEPPAQPVPALTPLTPAPITAAPPETASMKIQIALATDAAAPAARALLILRQVKSLGQLLSSSPSEEELRSGAPFSGLSIQLVTDRDPTDLQPLLASITDVAKVTCELSPAATIHPAPQTSRKDDAPRTVRVRTRLLDQFINLTGELLTSRYMLQAAADQEQWHDVRSGLDQLARLITDLHHHVLQVRMTPMESITGHLPRMVRDLAKKTGKQIDLRLEGVDVEMDRAILEELSDPLVHMVRNAIDHGIEKSGEIVIKAWREKDLVLIEVADNGEGMDISAIRAKAVESGLYSQTQLKSMPVRDVLQLVCHPGFSTATRVTETSGRGVGMDIVKSAVENLGGTLEFSSRPKQGTRILLKLPLSVAIIRILLVECGNETLGIPITRVFRTLELESSSIELSGRQNVTRFDGEIIPLLSLSKVLGIDAPPPADTIQVVVSEARGRKVGLVVDRLSGQREAFVKTLSFPLDLLVGVSGATILGDGRIIFIIDPQYLLASRLKAVASKSREH; from the coding sequence ATGGATATGTCCAAATACCGCGGGATGTTTCTTTCCGAAACAAACGAACATCTCAAAAACATGGGACAACTCCTGATTGCTCTGGAGAAGAACCCGCACGATCGCGAGTGTATCGATACCCTCTTTCGTGACGCCCATTCTATTAAAGGGATGGCGGCCTCGATGGGTTATGTCCGAACCGCCGAGCTGGCTCATCACCTGGAAGATCTGCTCGACGGTTTTCGCCAGAGCGGCAGTGTGCCCGGCGGAGCTATTGATCGCCTGCTGGCCGGTCTCGACGTCCTCGAAGGGTTGGTCGAGGATATAAATGCCGATCTTCCCGAACGCGATATCACCGAGTTTCTAGCGGTTGCGGCGCCGCCGCAAAATGCTCCACAGGCCGAACCGCCAGCGCAACCGGTCCCTGCTCTTACCCCGCTAACTCCCGCTCCCATCACCGCTGCTCCGCCTGAGACAGCCAGCATGAAAATCCAGATCGCGCTGGCCACAGATGCGGCAGCACCGGCGGCGCGCGCCTTACTGATTCTCCGCCAGGTGAAAAGTCTCGGCCAACTTCTTTCCAGCTCCCCGAGCGAAGAAGAGTTACGTTCCGGCGCACCGTTCTCCGGGCTGTCGATTCAGCTCGTAACCGACCGTGATCCGACCGATCTTCAGCCCCTGCTTGCCAGCATTACCGACGTGGCCAAAGTTACCTGTGAGCTGTCCCCCGCCGCGACAATCCATCCCGCGCCGCAGACGTCACGCAAAGATGACGCGCCACGCACAGTGCGGGTACGCACCCGCTTGCTTGACCAGTTTATCAACCTGACCGGTGAACTTTTAACCAGCCGCTACATGTTGCAGGCCGCCGCTGATCAGGAACAGTGGCATGACGTACGTTCAGGACTCGATCAACTCGCCAGGCTGATCACCGATCTGCATCATCACGTTTTGCAGGTTCGCATGACCCCGATGGAGAGTATCACCGGGCACCTGCCACGTATGGTGCGTGATCTTGCCAAAAAAACCGGCAAACAAATCGATCTTCGCCTGGAAGGCGTGGACGTTGAAATGGACCGGGCAATTCTGGAAGAACTTTCCGACCCGCTGGTGCACATGGTTCGCAATGCGATTGATCACGGGATTGAAAAATCTGGTGAAATCGTCATCAAAGCGTGGCGCGAGAAGGATCTTGTGCTGATTGAAGTTGCTGACAATGGCGAGGGTATGGATATCAGCGCCATCCGCGCCAAAGCAGTGGAAAGCGGTCTTTATTCCCAGACACAGCTTAAATCGATGCCGGTTCGCGATGTTTTACAGCTGGTTTGTCATCCCGGGTTTTCTACCGCCACCCGCGTAACGGAAACCTCCGGGCGTGGCGTGGGCATGGATATCGTAAAATCCGCCGTTGAAAATCTGGGCGGAACGCTTGAGTTTTCTTCGCGTCCCAAGCAGGGAACCCGTATTTTGTTAAAACTCCCCCTCTCCGTGGCAATCATTCGTATCCTGCTGGTTGAATGCGGCAACGAGACCCTCGGCATCCCTATCACGCGGGTGTTTCGCACGCTTGAACTGGAGAGCAGTTCGATTGAATTGTCCGGTCGGCAGAACGTTACCCGCTTTGACGGAGAGATTATTCCCCTTTTATCCCTGAGTAAAGTTCTCGGGATCGACGCCCCGCCCCCCGCTGACACCATCCAGGTTGTCGTTTCCGAGGCACGGGGTCGCAAGGTCGGACTGGTTGTCGACCGGCTTTCGGGACAGCGCGAAGCGTTTGTCAAAACGCTGTCCTTCCCGCTTGACTTGCTGGTCGGCGTGAGCGGTGCGACAATCCTCGGCGACGGTCGGATTATCTTTATCATCGACCCACAATACCTGCTCGCCAGTCGCCTGAAGGCGGTGGCGAGTAAATCGCGGGAGCACTAG
- a CDS encoding response regulator, translating to MAVRVMIVDDALFMRNMLKEIMIKGGLEVVGEAANGVEAVERYRDIRPDLVTMDIVMPLKSGIEALGEIIHEFPDANIVMCSALGQEALVVEAVETGAKDFIVKPFKEEQVLEIVRRIVTASR from the coding sequence ATGGCTGTTAGGGTGATGATCGTAGACGATGCCCTGTTTATGCGCAACATGCTCAAGGAAATCATGATCAAGGGCGGCCTTGAAGTTGTCGGGGAAGCAGCGAACGGCGTCGAAGCTGTCGAACGTTACCGCGACATCCGCCCTGATCTGGTCACCATGGATATCGTCATGCCGTTAAAAAGCGGTATCGAGGCTCTTGGCGAAATCATTCACGAATTTCCTGATGCCAACATCGTCATGTGCAGTGCTCTCGGGCAGGAAGCGTTGGTTGTCGAAGCCGTTGAAACCGGGGCAAAGGACTTTATCGTCAAGCCGTTTAAGGAAGAACAGGTGTTGGAAATCGTTCGCCGCATCGTCACTGCCTCCCGCTGA
- a CDS encoding chemotaxis protein CheW yields the protein MEQFLLFHLDRELFGLHIDYIQEIVESPTFHYIPRAPRHLFGAINFHGNVVPIIDLAALIGYEGDQRDARVAILSLNIATLGLAFTSVGAIVSLDTEGMQPVTPEVSSKQLIHGVLTSDEGMINLLDVPQLLSSLGED from the coding sequence GTGGAACAGTTTCTGCTTTTTCACCTCGATCGTGAACTGTTCGGGCTGCATATTGATTACATCCAGGAAATTGTCGAGTCGCCGACATTTCACTATATTCCACGGGCTCCGCGACATCTCTTTGGTGCAATCAATTTTCACGGCAATGTCGTGCCAATTATTGATCTCGCCGCGCTGATTGGCTACGAGGGAGACCAGCGCGATGCGCGCGTCGCTATCCTCTCCCTTAATATTGCAACGCTGGGGCTGGCGTTTACTTCAGTCGGGGCGATTGTTTCCCTCGACACCGAGGGGATGCAGCCGGTTACACCGGAGGTCAGCAGCAAACAACTGATCCACGGCGTATTAACCAGTGATGAGGGGATGATTAATCTACTTGACGTTCCACAACTATTATCATCCTTGGGTGAAGACTGA
- a CDS encoding methyl-accepting chemotaxis protein, whose protein sequence is MRVEISYKFILGFIVVIGSIVLVNIITPLTGVPPEWQQLFSVGCAILVGLVLGAAFAKAFTGNIRILTGAAHRLGEGDLSQDIEIHAGRFPDETSDLAASLNTVVHSLRELLGYIRTTAEKVTHSAQGLSTTSEQMTASTNEVAGTVEQISRGAETQSEMVERSTRLIKEIAVSIDLIASSANKLAASASETASAAQSGGDNARETMTKMKQVLADVETNGEKILAFSAQVQKVGTIVEFITGIAQKTNLLSLNATIEAARAGEYGRGFAVVAEEIRKLADSTGASASEITRLIEVIRAESADIQVSMRETIKEMDSSHQAIDINSQSFEKIIDTAKNTQIKATSIAELSQKQLSSSKNMVQTIEEIAKVVSDNAAATEEVSAVTQEQSASMEEMSHAANELSSLSEELLEVVERFKLEEATDAEVIED, encoded by the coding sequence ATGCGCGTAGAGATCAGTTATAAATTCATCCTCGGTTTTATCGTTGTCATCGGTTCGATTGTTCTGGTCAACATCATCACTCCGCTGACCGGTGTGCCCCCGGAATGGCAACAACTTTTTTCCGTCGGCTGTGCCATTCTTGTCGGGCTGGTTCTGGGGGCGGCCTTCGCCAAGGCCTTTACCGGCAATATCAGGATATTGACCGGGGCGGCGCACCGGCTCGGAGAAGGGGATTTGTCGCAGGACATTGAAATACATGCCGGGCGCTTTCCTGACGAGACCAGCGATCTTGCTGCTTCGCTTAACACGGTCGTTCACAGCCTGCGCGAACTTCTCGGTTATATCCGTACGACGGCAGAGAAAGTTACTCATTCAGCACAAGGGCTCTCAACAACCTCGGAGCAAATGACCGCCTCGACCAACGAAGTTGCGGGCACCGTTGAACAGATCAGCCGCGGCGCGGAGACGCAGTCGGAGATGGTTGAACGTTCGACCCGCCTGATCAAGGAAATCGCGGTCTCGATCGACCTGATCGCCTCCTCGGCCAACAAGCTTGCCGCTTCGGCCAGCGAAACAGCCAGCGCGGCTCAGAGCGGGGGAGACAACGCCCGCGAAACGATGACTAAGATGAAACAGGTGCTCGCCGATGTTGAAACCAACGGCGAAAAGATCCTGGCCTTCAGTGCCCAGGTGCAAAAAGTCGGAACGATCGTCGAGTTCATCACCGGGATTGCACAAAAAACCAACTTGCTGTCCCTGAACGCGACCATTGAGGCCGCCCGCGCCGGTGAATACGGTCGTGGTTTTGCGGTGGTCGCCGAGGAAATCCGCAAGTTGGCCGATTCAACGGGGGCGTCCGCTTCGGAGATTACCCGCCTGATTGAGGTGATCCGCGCCGAAAGTGCGGATATCCAGGTGTCGATGCGGGAAACGATCAAAGAGATGGATAGCAGCCACCAGGCGATCGATATCAACAGCCAATCGTTTGAAAAAATCATCGATACCGCTAAAAACACTCAAATCAAGGCGACCAGCATCGCGGAACTTTCGCAGAAACAGCTCAGCAGCTCCAAAAACATGGTACAGACGATTGAGGAAATTGCCAAGGTTGTCTCTGACAACGCGGCGGCAACGGAGGAAGTTTCCGCAGTGACGCAAGAGCAATCCGCCTCAATGGAAGAAATGTCACACGCCGCGAATGAGCTTTCCTCTCTTTCTGAAGAGTTGCTGGAAGTCGTCGAACGATTCAAGCTTGAAGAAGCCACAGATGCAGAAGTGATTGAGGATTGA
- a CDS encoding protein-glutamate O-methyltransferase CheR, with the protein MTKQSAGSEPLVGSEFPDDAFAEIRALLLARRDLDLDMYKDRCLKRRIATRIRRCGFHEATPYIALLHQSEQEVDSLVEALMIHVSQFFRNPSTFILLEEKILPLLINKLHAFGRSEINIWSVGCAGGEEPYSLALLLDNLDRKGLEVKILATDLSDDIIRQASQGRYEEQRLAEVPPEILARYFVKEDRHFHLAKRIRKMVTFRQHNILGKDLFPDCDMIMCRNVMIYFSRDEQENVFRRFAKALNPEGYLILGRAETLQGNTRRLFTVDSPAERIYRRTLAEAY; encoded by the coding sequence ATGACGAAGCAATCTGCCGGCAGTGAACCTCTTGTCGGTTCGGAATTTCCTGACGACGCCTTCGCCGAGATTCGCGCGTTGTTGTTGGCACGCCGCGATCTTGATCTTGACATGTATAAAGATCGTTGTCTGAAACGCCGGATCGCCACCCGGATTCGGCGCTGCGGATTCCATGAGGCAACCCCCTATATCGCCCTGTTGCACCAAAGCGAACAGGAGGTTGATTCGCTGGTTGAGGCATTGATGATTCACGTCTCCCAGTTCTTCCGCAACCCGTCAACATTTATCCTGCTGGAAGAGAAGATTCTTCCACTGCTGATCAACAAACTGCACGCTTTCGGGCGCAGCGAGATCAACATCTGGAGCGTCGGTTGCGCCGGAGGAGAGGAACCATATTCTCTGGCTTTATTGCTTGACAATCTTGACCGCAAGGGGCTGGAGGTAAAAATTCTCGCGACCGATCTGAGTGATGACATTATTCGTCAGGCCAGTCAGGGGCGCTATGAGGAGCAGCGCCTCGCCGAAGTCCCGCCGGAAATTCTTGCACGCTACTTTGTCAAGGAGGATCGCCACTTTCATCTCGCGAAAAGAATCCGTAAAATGGTAACCTTTCGCCAGCATAATATTCTTGGCAAAGATCTTTTCCCTGATTGTGACATGATTATGTGCCGGAATGTGATGATCTACTTCTCCCGGGATGAGCAGGAAAACGTTTTTCGCCGCTTCGCCAAGGCGCTTAATCCCGAAGGCTATCTCATTCTTGGCCGAGCGGAGACGCTTCAGGGAAACACCAGACGCCTTTTCACCGTTGACTCGCCTGCGGAACGCATTTACCGGCGGACCCTGGCCGAGGCGTATTAA
- the thiL gene encoding thiamine-phosphate kinase, with translation MNQKIKLCNIGEFGLIERIRKGTATQPDVVLGIGDDCAAVVLPATDLLLTSTDLLLESIHFCLDWTDWFMLGRKCVSVNVSDIAAMGGTPRYITLGLGMSKNLPLDHIEQFFAGVRAAAKDYDVVLIGGDTCRSPGPLFIAVTILGSVPPDEMICRAGAHAGELLYVTGTIGDSALALALLQRGEHPPEVLAQRHYNPVARTLIGRELARQHLATAMLDISDGLLGDLEHLLTASAVGCRLDGRALPLSKAFAASLSNDPELLNLALNGGEDYELLFSSPAEKSVAIEQLSATTGLPITCIGNLLADPAARQITDHLDKAFDLPAQGYNHFRD, from the coding sequence ATGAACCAAAAAATAAAACTCTGTAATATCGGTGAGTTCGGTCTGATCGAACGCATCCGCAAAGGCACTGCAACGCAGCCGGACGTGGTCCTCGGGATCGGTGATGACTGCGCGGCCGTGGTGCTGCCAGCCACTGACCTGCTGCTGACCAGCACCGACCTGCTGCTGGAATCGATCCATTTTTGTCTCGACTGGACCGACTGGTTCATGCTCGGTCGCAAGTGCGTCAGCGTCAACGTCAGCGATATTGCCGCCATGGGCGGAACGCCGCGATATATCACCCTGGGACTCGGAATGTCGAAGAATCTTCCTTTGGACCATATCGAGCAGTTCTTCGCTGGCGTCCGTGCCGCGGCCAAAGACTACGACGTTGTGCTGATTGGTGGTGATACCTGCCGCTCCCCCGGACCACTTTTTATCGCCGTGACGATCCTCGGGTCAGTCCCCCCTGACGAAATGATTTGCCGTGCCGGGGCGCATGCCGGTGAACTGCTTTACGTTACCGGCACCATCGGCGACAGCGCCTTGGCCCTGGCGCTGCTGCAACGTGGAGAGCACCCTCCCGAGGTACTGGCGCAGCGCCATTACAACCCGGTCGCGCGCACGTTGATCGGTCGTGAACTGGCCCGCCAGCATCTGGCCACGGCGATGCTTGATATTTCTGATGGACTTCTGGGTGATCTGGAACATCTCTTGACTGCCTCAGCAGTGGGGTGCCGTCTTGACGGTCGGGCGTTGCCGTTATCGAAGGCCTTTGCCGCGTCCCTGTCAAACGATCCTGAGCTGTTGAACCTGGCCCTGAACGGCGGAGAAGATTACGAATTGCTTTTCAGCTCGCCCGCAGAAAAATCGGTGGCCATCGAACAGTTATCGGCAACCACTGGCCTGCCGATAACCTGTATCGGCAACCTCTTAGCAGACCCCGCTGCGCGACAAATTACCGACCACCTGGATAAAGCGTTTGATCTTCCTGCCCAAGGCTACAACCATTTTCGCGACTGA
- a CDS encoding PilZ domain-containing protein produces MGILNSTSRRERKFVGLATRSEALGIFLGALIEEWGHQISDTPAPSALLLAEEGCIAGKGWADVLRIGSTDNEERNTLVFPLSLERLWRTLEAYFFKPSRCHLRINLELNVKLKVRNRAVTATLINLSDLGCRIHLPFELIKKEEMLLQLRLRNKTVLLQSKVSYVSSNHEVNGSQIGLQFQRIAPEMSQLLRDFIIIDYLSRVRKKIPGWVFSEGLTFFALAPGVLGALREDI; encoded by the coding sequence ATGGGAATCCTGAACAGCACATCGCGGCGCGAGCGCAAGTTCGTCGGCCTTGCCACCCGCTCCGAAGCGTTGGGCATCTTTCTCGGCGCCTTGATTGAGGAGTGGGGACACCAGATCAGCGACACCCCCGCCCCCTCTGCGCTGTTACTGGCGGAGGAGGGTTGTATCGCCGGGAAGGGATGGGCTGACGTTTTGCGTATCGGTTCGACAGACAACGAGGAGCGAAATACGCTCGTTTTCCCACTTTCACTCGAACGTCTGTGGCGCACTCTCGAAGCTTATTTTTTCAAGCCATCGCGGTGTCATCTGCGCATTAATCTGGAGCTGAATGTCAAACTCAAAGTTCGCAACCGGGCAGTCACCGCGACCCTGATTAATCTGTCTGACCTCGGTTGCCGAATCCATCTGCCCTTTGAACTGATCAAAAAGGAAGAAATGCTGCTGCAGCTTCGTTTGCGCAATAAAACGGTCCTGTTGCAAAGCAAGGTTTCCTATGTTTCCTCCAACCATGAAGTAAACGGTTCTCAGATCGGGCTTCAATTTCAGCGCATAGCGCCGGAAATGAGTCAACTACTGCGCGACTTTATCATTATCGATTATTTATCCCGGGTCCGCAAAAAAATCCCCGGCTGGGTCTTCAGTGAAGGGCTTACCTTCTTTGCTCTTGCGCCGGGCGTTCTCGGCGCCTTGCGTGAAGACATCTGA
- the ttcA gene encoding tRNA 2-thiocytidine(32) synthetase TtcA, with the protein MAITEDALFRKLKKLTGQAIGDFELIAAGDRIAVAVSGGKDSYTLLHLLDALRRRAPIKFELIAVNVDVGYPGYRKERLEEHLQQFAFAYRLEETNGYEIIEARRRPGTSYCSFCARLRRGVLYTLATKLGCNKIALGHHLDDFIETLLLNQFYVGALKAMSPKLVADNGIHTVIRPLVYVEEQDIITFAQRNALPIICCACPVCGQIDQQRQRMKRLVKELTTDIPHLRRSVLHALGNVQPRHLLDNTLNFF; encoded by the coding sequence ATGGCGATTACCGAAGACGCCCTGTTTCGTAAACTCAAAAAACTCACCGGTCAGGCGATCGGAGATTTCGAACTGATCGCAGCGGGTGATCGCATTGCGGTCGCGGTGTCGGGGGGGAAGGATTCGTACACCTTGCTCCATCTGCTCGACGCACTCCGCCGCCGTGCTCCGATCAAGTTTGAGCTGATTGCGGTCAATGTCGACGTTGGCTATCCGGGCTATCGCAAGGAACGCCTGGAAGAACATCTGCAACAGTTCGCTTTCGCCTATCGGCTGGAAGAGACCAACGGTTACGAAATAATTGAGGCCAGGCGTCGCCCCGGCACCTCCTACTGTTCCTTCTGCGCCCGCCTGCGCCGCGGAGTTCTTTACACTCTGGCGACAAAACTTGGCTGCAACAAGATCGCTCTCGGTCACCATCTGGATGATTTTATCGAGACCCTGCTGCTCAATCAATTTTACGTCGGTGCATTAAAAGCGATGAGCCCCAAGCTGGTTGCGGACAACGGCATCCACACGGTCATTCGCCCTCTGGTCTATGTCGAAGAACAGGATATTATCACCTTTGCGCAACGCAATGCGCTGCCGATTATCTGCTGCGCCTGTCCGGTCTGTGGTCAGATCGACCAGCAACGCCAGCGCATGAAGCGGCTGGTCAAGGAACTCACTACCGATATTCCTCACCTGCGCCGCAGTGTTTTGCATGCCCTGGGAAACGTTCAGCCGCGTCATCTGCTCGACAATACGTTAAATTTCTTTTAA
- a CDS encoding efflux transporter outer membrane subunit translates to MKKRLLTITAAAFLGLNGCTTMAPEYARPEAPVPAQWPTIPADQGDTAEGSAQLVADLHWQDFFADPKLRQLIALGLENNRDLRVAALNIERSRAQYQIRRAELFPQLAGVAAGSGQGIPADLSSTGNATTIHQYSVGLGVSAYELDMFGRIRNLKDQALAQYFATEQVRRSVQISLIAELANNYLALAADRERLALAQKTLTNQQEGYRLINSRVEAGVSSVIDLNRARTSVAAARVDIARYTNLVARDENTLAAILGTHVPVDLLPAALTDGSCALNELSPRLTSAVLLRRPDILRAENLLKAANANIGAARAAFFPRITLVGSFGTGSNELEGLFQAGSRAWSFAPQITLPIFTGGSNQANLEVAKVDREIAVARYEQAIQEAFREVADALAQKGTIDEQLAAQQALTDATAESFRLSQARYDNGADSYLAVLDSQRTLYAAQQGIITTHQTRLNNLTTLYKVLGGGWKEQPQP, encoded by the coding sequence ATGAAAAAACGACTTTTGACAATAACTGCTGCGGCGTTCCTCGGTCTGAACGGCTGCACAACCATGGCCCCTGAGTACGCCCGCCCCGAAGCGCCTGTCCCGGCGCAATGGCCAACTATCCCGGCCGACCAGGGCGACACTGCTGAAGGGTCTGCCCAGCTTGTGGCTGATCTTCACTGGCAGGATTTTTTTGCCGACCCAAAACTGCGCCAGTTGATTGCGCTGGGACTGGAAAACAACCGGGACCTGCGCGTCGCAGCACTCAATATTGAGCGCTCACGGGCGCAATACCAGATCCGCAGAGCCGAGCTCTTTCCCCAGCTCGCCGGGGTTGCCGCAGGCAGCGGACAGGGGATACCGGCCGATCTTTCGAGCACGGGAAATGCCACCACAATTCACCAGTACAGCGTTGGTCTCGGGGTCAGCGCCTATGAGCTGGACATGTTCGGGCGGATACGCAATCTCAAAGATCAGGCGCTGGCACAGTACTTCGCCACCGAACAAGTGCGCCGCAGCGTACAGATCAGCCTGATCGCCGAACTGGCAAATAACTACCTGGCCTTGGCTGCCGACCGTGAACGGTTGGCCCTTGCGCAAAAAACCCTGACTAATCAGCAGGAAGGTTACCGTTTGATCAACAGTCGCGTCGAGGCCGGCGTTTCTTCGGTCATTGATCTTAACCGTGCCCGTACCAGCGTTGCGGCCGCGCGGGTCGATATCGCCCGTTATACCAATCTCGTGGCACGGGACGAGAATACCCTGGCGGCGATTCTTGGCACACATGTCCCTGTTGATCTTCTCCCTGCCGCGCTGACCGATGGTTCCTGCGCTTTGAATGAACTCTCCCCGCGCCTGACGTCAGCTGTTCTGCTGCGCCGTCCCGACATCCTCCGGGCCGAAAATCTACTCAAAGCGGCCAATGCCAACATCGGTGCCGCGCGCGCAGCTTTCTTTCCACGCATCACGCTGGTTGGTTCGTTCGGTACCGGCAGCAACGAATTGGAGGGGCTCTTTCAGGCGGGTTCACGCGCCTGGAGTTTTGCCCCGCAAATTACCCTGCCGATTTTCACTGGCGGCAGCAATCAGGCTAATCTTGAGGTCGCAAAGGTCGATCGTGAAATCGCCGTGGCCCGCTACGAACAAGCCATCCAGGAAGCTTTTCGCGAAGTTGCCGACGCTCTCGCCCAGAAGGGGACTATCGACGAGCAACTCGCGGCCCAACAAGCGCTCACCGATGCCACCGCAGAAAGTTTCCGGCTCTCGCAGGCCCGCTACGACAACGGCGCCGACAGCTACCTGGCGGTACTTGATTCCCAGCGTACCCTCTATGCTGCTCAACAGGGGATAATTACGACCCACCAGACCCGCCTCAACAATCTGACAACACTCTACAAAGTCCTTGGCGGAGGGTGGAAGGAACAACCTCAGCCGTAA